Proteins encoded together in one Quercus lobata isolate SW786 chromosome 3, ValleyOak3.0 Primary Assembly, whole genome shotgun sequence window:
- the LOC115980363 gene encoding lon protease homolog, mitochondrial-like, protein MHDSHGERVNEKIEDKPTGKILCFSGPPGLGKKSLVCSIARALNRKFFRITIGRLTNIAEIKGHFRINVSSMPGKMVQCLKTVGTANPLVLIDGVYKLGRQHARDLTNAVLDLLDPEQNVKFVDNFFFFPIDLSKVSHCGDVETIEVVFLQDLSSN, encoded by the exons ATGCATGACAGCCATGGTGAGAGAGTAAATGAGAAAATTGAAGACAAACCAACAG gaaaaatattatgtttctCTGGCCCACCTGGGTTAGGCAAAAAAAGCTTAGTTTGTTCAATTGCACGTGCCTTGAATCGTAAGTTTTTCCGGATCACTATTGGAAGATTAACTAATATTGCCGAAATCAAG GGGCATTTCCGAATCAATGTTAGTTCTATGCCAGGAAAGATGGTGCAGTGCCTAAAAACTGTGGGAACAGCTAACCCTCTTGTTTTAATTGATGGGGTCTACAAG TTGGGAAGACAGCATGCTCGTGATCTAACAAATGCAGTGTTGGATCTTCTTGATCCTGAGCAAAATGTTAAATTCGTagataactttttcttttttccaattgACCTATCAAAGGTTAGTCATTGTGGTGATGTGGAGACTATAGAGGTTGTATTTCTGCAAGACTTGTCTTCTAACTAG